A window of the Cucurbita pepo subsp. pepo cultivar mu-cu-16 chromosome LG01, ASM280686v2, whole genome shotgun sequence genome harbors these coding sequences:
- the LOC111793843 gene encoding DExH-box ATP-dependent RNA helicase DExH5, mitochondrial-like isoform X2 gives MKDRTPSSNGAVYVPPHLRLRSVVTRSDRSSAVSAVDCKLREAPASLLDSGTIPPPCLDSRSQELLSMGKSRFNSVHYDFACDDGAPVDSWGFSPPANIDLWKRKLAQLLRDKEKQELVSREKKDRHDFEQIAALASRMGLFSHLYAKVAVFSKVPLPNYRFDLDDRRPQREVSLPPGLLRRVDEHLGEFLSQKSRFKCFLDNSVSRSSSSGSIATDEGLFEQPELQASSKAVMEKILWRRSLHLRDQQHAWQSSLEGREMLEFRKKLPAYKEKDALLTTISQNQVIIISGETGCGKTTQVPQFILESEIESLRGAVCSIICTQPRRISAMSVSERVASERGEKLGESVGYKVRLEGMKGRDTHLLFCTTGILLRRLLVDRNLKGVTHVIVDEIHERGMNEDFLLIVLKDLLPRRPELRLILMSATLDAELFSSYFGGAQIIYIPGFTHPVKTHFLEDILEMTGYRLTPYNQIDDYGPEKTWKMSKQAPRKRKTQIASTVQRLIFTEPDKGVRKVVLATNIAETSITINDVVFVLDCGKAKETSYDALNNTPCLLPSWISKVSAQQRRGRAGRVQPGECYHLYPRSVFDSFFEYQLPEILRTPLQSLCLQIKSLKLGSISEFLSRALQSPELLAVQNAIEYLKIIGAFDESENLTVLGRYLTMLPMEPKLGKMLIIGSIFNCLDPILSIVAGFSVRDPFLTPLEKKDAAEAAKSQFSRDHSDHLAIIRAYEGWKEAERNFGGYDFCWKNFLSVQSMKAIDSLRKEFFSLLRDTGLVDEHSNTYNAWSLDERLIRAVICCGLYPGVCSIVHNEKSFSLKTMEDGQVLLYSNSVNARESRIPYPWIVFNEKIKVNSIFLRDSTAISDSMLLLFGGSISKGDQEGHLKMLGGFLEFFMKPDVAETYQKLRMELEELIQMKLLNPTMDLHSHHELLSAIRLLISEDQCEGRFTFGRQILQQPSKKSTLAAAPNSVSRIESGPGGDNSKSQLQTLLTRAGYAAPIYKTKQLKNNHFQATVEFNGLQIMGQPCTNKKNAEKDAAAKALEWLMGGNQIGHDYINQMSMMLKRSKKDHN, from the exons ATGAAGGACCGTACTCCTTCCTCCAATGGCGCCGTTTACGTCCCTCCTCACCTCCGTCTCCGTTCCGTCGTTACTCGTTCTGATCGTTCCTCTGCTGTTTCCGCTGTTGACTGCAAGCTTAGGGAGGCTCCTGCCTCGCTGCTCGATTCCGGAACCATTCCTCCGCCTTGCCTTGATTCTCGATCTCAAGAACTCCTCTCGATGGGGAAATCGCGTTTTAATTCCGTGCACTATGATTTTGCCTGCGACGATGGCGCTCCTGTGGATAGCTGG GGTTTTTCACCTCCTGCTAACATTGATTTGTGGAAAAGGAAGTTAGCACAACTTTTACGTGACAAGGAGAAGCAAGAGTTAGTTTCAAGGGAGAAAAAAgatagacatgattttgagcAAATAGCTGCTTTGGCAAGTAGAATGGGACTTTTTAG CCATCTATATGCCAAAGTTGCTGTTTTTAGTAAGGTCCCGTTGCCGAACTACAGATTTGATTTGGATGATCGGCGTCCACAGAGGGAG GTTTCTTTGCCTCCTGGGTTGCTTAGAAGAGTTGATGAACATCTGGGAgaatttctctctcaaaagTCTCGGTTTAAATGTTTTCTAGATAACTCCGTCTCTAGATCAAGCAGCAGTGGTAGCATTGCTACAGATGAAGGACTTTTTGAGCAACCTGAGCTACAAGCATCTAGTAAGGCTGTGATGGAAAAAATTCTTTGGCGGAGAAGTTTGCATCTGCGTGATCAACAGCATGCTTGGCAG tCATCTCtagaaggaagagaaatgCTGGAATTCCGGAAAAAACTCCCTGCTTACAAGGAGAAGGATGCATTATTGACCACAATCTCACAGAATCAG gttattattatttcaggTGAAACTGGTTGTGGCAAGACTACGCAAGTTCCCCAATTCATTTTGGAATCAGAAATAGAATCACTCCGTGGTGCTGTTTGCAGCATCATATGTACACAGCCAAGACGAATATCTGCTATGTCCGTCTCTGAGAGAGTTGCTTCTGAAAGAGGCGAGAAGTTGGGTGAATCT GTTGGTTATAAAGTGCGGCTGGAGGGTATGAAAGGGAGGGATACTCATCTTCTCTTTTGCACCACCGGCATCTTGTTGAGAAGACTGCTGGTTGATAGAAATTTGAAAGGCGTAACTCATGTTATTGTTGATGAAATTCATGAGCGTGGAATGAATGAAG ATTTTCTGCTTATTGTCCTGAAAGATCTCCTTCCTCGTCGACCAGAATTGAGGTTGATTCTAATGAGCGCAACTTTAGATGCAGAACTTTTCTCATCCTACTTTGGTGGGGCTCAAATAATTTACATTCCG GGATTCACACACCCTGTCAAAACTCATTTTCTGGAGGATATTCTAGAAATGACGGGTTACAGATTAACTCCATACAATCAAATAGATGATTATGGTCCAGagaagacttggaaaatgAGCAAACAAGCACCAAGAAAGAGGAAAACCCAGATTGCCTCTACTGTTCAG AGGTTAATATTTACTGAACCTGACAAAGGAGTGAGGAAGGTAGTGCTTGCAACAAATATTGCTGAGACAAGTATCACGATAAATGATGTTGTGTTTGTTCTGGATTGTGGAAAGGCAAAAGAAACATCGTATGATGCTTTAAACAACACTCCTTGTTTGCTTCCCTCTTGGATATCCAAGGTTTCTGCTCAACAA AGAAGAGGAAGGGCTGGTCGTGTTCAACCTGGAGAATGTTATCATCTATACCCTAGGTCTgtgtttgattcttttttcgAGTATCAGCTACCCGAAATTTTGAGAACACCTTTACAGTCCCTCTGCTTGCAAATAAAAAGCCTAAAGCTTGGAAGTATATCAGAGTTTCTATCTAGGGCTTTGCAATCGCCAGAGCTACTAGCG GTTCAGAATGCtattgaatatttaaagatCATTGGAGCATTTGATGAGAGTGAAAATCTTACTGTCTTAG GTCGTTATTTGACTATGCTCCCAATGGAACCAAAATTGGGAAAGATGTTGATAATAGGTTCTATCTTCAATTGTTTGGATCCAATTTTGTCCATTGTTGCTGGCTTCAGTGTGAGAGACCCTTTTCTAACACCACTTGAGAAGAAGGAT gcTGCAGAGGCTGCGAAGTCCCAATTTTCACGAGATCATAGTGATCACCTTGCCATTATCCGGGCTTATGAGGGATGGAAAGAAGCTGAGAGGAACTTTGGTGGTTACGACTTCTGTTGGAAGAACTTCCTTTCTGTACAATCGATGAAGGCTATTGATTCATTAAGGAAGGAGTTTTTCTCTTTGCTTAGAGATACTGGTTTAGTTGATGAGCACTCGAACACGTACAATGCTTGGAGTCTAGATGAACGACTCATACGTGCAGTTATTTGCTGTGGCCTCTATCCTGGAGTTTGCTCCATTGTG CATAATGAGAAGTCATTTTCTCTCAAAACTATGGAGGATGGCCAGGTACTTCTCTATTCG AACTCAGTCAATGCTCGAGAGTCGAGGATTCCATATCCATGGATAGTTTTCAACGAGAAGATAAAAGTGAACTCCATTTTCCTTCGAGATTCAACAGCTATCTCTGACTCAATGCTGCTTCTCTTTGGTGGAAGCATCTCAAAAGGTGATCAA GAGGGACACTTGAAAATGTTGGGCggttttttggaattttttatgAAACCTGATGTAGCAGAGACATATCAGAAATTAAGAATGGAACTTGAAGAGCTTATACAGATGAAG CTACTAAATCCTACGATGGACTTGCACTCCCACCATGAGCTCCTATCTGCTATACGCTTGCTTATTTCAGAAGACCAGTGTGAAGGTCGATTTACTTTTGGCCGGCAGATCCTTCAGCAACCCTCCAAGAAATCAACTCTGGCAGCGGCACCAAATTCTGTTTCAAGAATTGAAAGTGGACCTGGTGGTGACAATTCTAAGAGTCAGCTGCAGACTTTACTCACGAGGGCCGGATATGCTGCACCCATCTATAAGACAAAGCAATTGAAGAATAATCATTTCCAAGCAACCGTTGAATTTAATGGACTGCAAATTATGGGACAACCTTGTACCAACAAAAAGAATGCAGAAAAGGATGCAGCAGCTAAGGCTCTCGAGTGGTTAATGGGTGGAAATCAGATTGGGCACGACTATATCAACCAAATGTCTATGATGCTAAAAAGAAGCAAGAAGGATCATAACTAA
- the LOC111793843 gene encoding DExH-box ATP-dependent RNA helicase DExH5, mitochondrial-like isoform X1, with protein MKDRTPSSNGAVYVPPHLRLRSVVTRSDRSSAVSAVDCKLREAPASLLDSGTIPPPCLDSRSQELLSMGKSRFNSVHYDFACDDGAPVDSWGFSPPANIDLWKRKLAQLLRDKEKQELVSREKKDRHDFEQIAALASRMGLFSHLYAKVAVFSKVPLPNYRFDLDDRRPQREVSLPPGLLRRVDEHLGEFLSQKSRFKCFLDNSVSRSSSSGSIATDEGLFEQPELQASSKAVMEKILWRRSLHLRDQQHAWQSSLEGREMLEFRKKLPAYKEKDALLTTISQNQVIIISGETGCGKTTQVPQFILESEIESLRGAVCSIICTQPRRISAMSVSERVASERGEKLGESVGYKVRLEGMKGRDTHLLFCTTGILLRRLLVDRNLKGVTHVIVDEIHERGMNEDFLLIVLKDLLPRRPELRLILMSATLDAELFSSYFGGAQIIYIPGFTHPVKTHFLEDILEMTGYRLTPYNQIDDYGPEKTWKMSKQAPRKRKTQIASTVQDALMAADFNEYSLQTQESLSCWNPDCLGFNLIEFLLVSICESEMPGGILVFMTGWDDISSLKEKLQSHPLLGDPTRVMLLACHGSMASSEQRLIFTEPDKGVRKVVLATNIAETSITINDVVFVLDCGKAKETSYDALNNTPCLLPSWISKVSAQQRRGRAGRVQPGECYHLYPRSVFDSFFEYQLPEILRTPLQSLCLQIKSLKLGSISEFLSRALQSPELLAVQNAIEYLKIIGAFDESENLTVLGRYLTMLPMEPKLGKMLIIGSIFNCLDPILSIVAGFSVRDPFLTPLEKKDAAEAAKSQFSRDHSDHLAIIRAYEGWKEAERNFGGYDFCWKNFLSVQSMKAIDSLRKEFFSLLRDTGLVDEHSNTYNAWSLDERLIRAVICCGLYPGVCSIVHNEKSFSLKTMEDGQVLLYSNSVNARESRIPYPWIVFNEKIKVNSIFLRDSTAISDSMLLLFGGSISKGDQEGHLKMLGGFLEFFMKPDVAETYQKLRMELEELIQMKLLNPTMDLHSHHELLSAIRLLISEDQCEGRFTFGRQILQQPSKKSTLAAAPNSVSRIESGPGGDNSKSQLQTLLTRAGYAAPIYKTKQLKNNHFQATVEFNGLQIMGQPCTNKKNAEKDAAAKALEWLMGGNQIGHDYINQMSMMLKRSKKDHN; from the exons ATGAAGGACCGTACTCCTTCCTCCAATGGCGCCGTTTACGTCCCTCCTCACCTCCGTCTCCGTTCCGTCGTTACTCGTTCTGATCGTTCCTCTGCTGTTTCCGCTGTTGACTGCAAGCTTAGGGAGGCTCCTGCCTCGCTGCTCGATTCCGGAACCATTCCTCCGCCTTGCCTTGATTCTCGATCTCAAGAACTCCTCTCGATGGGGAAATCGCGTTTTAATTCCGTGCACTATGATTTTGCCTGCGACGATGGCGCTCCTGTGGATAGCTGG GGTTTTTCACCTCCTGCTAACATTGATTTGTGGAAAAGGAAGTTAGCACAACTTTTACGTGACAAGGAGAAGCAAGAGTTAGTTTCAAGGGAGAAAAAAgatagacatgattttgagcAAATAGCTGCTTTGGCAAGTAGAATGGGACTTTTTAG CCATCTATATGCCAAAGTTGCTGTTTTTAGTAAGGTCCCGTTGCCGAACTACAGATTTGATTTGGATGATCGGCGTCCACAGAGGGAG GTTTCTTTGCCTCCTGGGTTGCTTAGAAGAGTTGATGAACATCTGGGAgaatttctctctcaaaagTCTCGGTTTAAATGTTTTCTAGATAACTCCGTCTCTAGATCAAGCAGCAGTGGTAGCATTGCTACAGATGAAGGACTTTTTGAGCAACCTGAGCTACAAGCATCTAGTAAGGCTGTGATGGAAAAAATTCTTTGGCGGAGAAGTTTGCATCTGCGTGATCAACAGCATGCTTGGCAG tCATCTCtagaaggaagagaaatgCTGGAATTCCGGAAAAAACTCCCTGCTTACAAGGAGAAGGATGCATTATTGACCACAATCTCACAGAATCAG gttattattatttcaggTGAAACTGGTTGTGGCAAGACTACGCAAGTTCCCCAATTCATTTTGGAATCAGAAATAGAATCACTCCGTGGTGCTGTTTGCAGCATCATATGTACACAGCCAAGACGAATATCTGCTATGTCCGTCTCTGAGAGAGTTGCTTCTGAAAGAGGCGAGAAGTTGGGTGAATCT GTTGGTTATAAAGTGCGGCTGGAGGGTATGAAAGGGAGGGATACTCATCTTCTCTTTTGCACCACCGGCATCTTGTTGAGAAGACTGCTGGTTGATAGAAATTTGAAAGGCGTAACTCATGTTATTGTTGATGAAATTCATGAGCGTGGAATGAATGAAG ATTTTCTGCTTATTGTCCTGAAAGATCTCCTTCCTCGTCGACCAGAATTGAGGTTGATTCTAATGAGCGCAACTTTAGATGCAGAACTTTTCTCATCCTACTTTGGTGGGGCTCAAATAATTTACATTCCG GGATTCACACACCCTGTCAAAACTCATTTTCTGGAGGATATTCTAGAAATGACGGGTTACAGATTAACTCCATACAATCAAATAGATGATTATGGTCCAGagaagacttggaaaatgAGCAAACAAGCACCAAGAAAGAGGAAAACCCAGATTGCCTCTACTGTTCAG GATGCACTTATGGCAGCTGATTTTAACGAGTACAGTCTTCAAACTCAGGAGTCTTTATCGTGTTGGAATCCAGACTGTCTTGGATTTAATCTCATAGAATTTCTTCTAGTCAGTATATGTGAGAGTGAAATGCCTGGAGGTATTCTTGTTTTTATGACTGGGTGGGATGACATCAGTTCTCTGAAGGAGAAACTTCAGTCTCACCCTTTATTAGGAGATCCAACTCGGGTCATGTTGTTGGCATGCCATGGCTCTATGGCCAGTTCAGAGCAG AGGTTAATATTTACTGAACCTGACAAAGGAGTGAGGAAGGTAGTGCTTGCAACAAATATTGCTGAGACAAGTATCACGATAAATGATGTTGTGTTTGTTCTGGATTGTGGAAAGGCAAAAGAAACATCGTATGATGCTTTAAACAACACTCCTTGTTTGCTTCCCTCTTGGATATCCAAGGTTTCTGCTCAACAA AGAAGAGGAAGGGCTGGTCGTGTTCAACCTGGAGAATGTTATCATCTATACCCTAGGTCTgtgtttgattcttttttcgAGTATCAGCTACCCGAAATTTTGAGAACACCTTTACAGTCCCTCTGCTTGCAAATAAAAAGCCTAAAGCTTGGAAGTATATCAGAGTTTCTATCTAGGGCTTTGCAATCGCCAGAGCTACTAGCG GTTCAGAATGCtattgaatatttaaagatCATTGGAGCATTTGATGAGAGTGAAAATCTTACTGTCTTAG GTCGTTATTTGACTATGCTCCCAATGGAACCAAAATTGGGAAAGATGTTGATAATAGGTTCTATCTTCAATTGTTTGGATCCAATTTTGTCCATTGTTGCTGGCTTCAGTGTGAGAGACCCTTTTCTAACACCACTTGAGAAGAAGGAT gcTGCAGAGGCTGCGAAGTCCCAATTTTCACGAGATCATAGTGATCACCTTGCCATTATCCGGGCTTATGAGGGATGGAAAGAAGCTGAGAGGAACTTTGGTGGTTACGACTTCTGTTGGAAGAACTTCCTTTCTGTACAATCGATGAAGGCTATTGATTCATTAAGGAAGGAGTTTTTCTCTTTGCTTAGAGATACTGGTTTAGTTGATGAGCACTCGAACACGTACAATGCTTGGAGTCTAGATGAACGACTCATACGTGCAGTTATTTGCTGTGGCCTCTATCCTGGAGTTTGCTCCATTGTG CATAATGAGAAGTCATTTTCTCTCAAAACTATGGAGGATGGCCAGGTACTTCTCTATTCG AACTCAGTCAATGCTCGAGAGTCGAGGATTCCATATCCATGGATAGTTTTCAACGAGAAGATAAAAGTGAACTCCATTTTCCTTCGAGATTCAACAGCTATCTCTGACTCAATGCTGCTTCTCTTTGGTGGAAGCATCTCAAAAGGTGATCAA GAGGGACACTTGAAAATGTTGGGCggttttttggaattttttatgAAACCTGATGTAGCAGAGACATATCAGAAATTAAGAATGGAACTTGAAGAGCTTATACAGATGAAG CTACTAAATCCTACGATGGACTTGCACTCCCACCATGAGCTCCTATCTGCTATACGCTTGCTTATTTCAGAAGACCAGTGTGAAGGTCGATTTACTTTTGGCCGGCAGATCCTTCAGCAACCCTCCAAGAAATCAACTCTGGCAGCGGCACCAAATTCTGTTTCAAGAATTGAAAGTGGACCTGGTGGTGACAATTCTAAGAGTCAGCTGCAGACTTTACTCACGAGGGCCGGATATGCTGCACCCATCTATAAGACAAAGCAATTGAAGAATAATCATTTCCAAGCAACCGTTGAATTTAATGGACTGCAAATTATGGGACAACCTTGTACCAACAAAAAGAATGCAGAAAAGGATGCAGCAGCTAAGGCTCTCGAGTGGTTAATGGGTGGAAATCAGATTGGGCACGACTATATCAACCAAATGTCTATGATGCTAAAAAGAAGCAAGAAGGATCATAACTAA
- the LOC111793843 gene encoding DExH-box ATP-dependent RNA helicase DExH5, mitochondrial-like isoform X3, whose amino-acid sequence MGLFSHLYAKVAVFSKVPLPNYRFDLDDRRPQREVSLPPGLLRRVDEHLGEFLSQKSRFKCFLDNSVSRSSSSGSIATDEGLFEQPELQASSKAVMEKILWRRSLHLRDQQHAWQSSLEGREMLEFRKKLPAYKEKDALLTTISQNQVIIISGETGCGKTTQVPQFILESEIESLRGAVCSIICTQPRRISAMSVSERVASERGEKLGESVGYKVRLEGMKGRDTHLLFCTTGILLRRLLVDRNLKGVTHVIVDEIHERGMNEDFLLIVLKDLLPRRPELRLILMSATLDAELFSSYFGGAQIIYIPGFTHPVKTHFLEDILEMTGYRLTPYNQIDDYGPEKTWKMSKQAPRKRKTQIASTVQDALMAADFNEYSLQTQESLSCWNPDCLGFNLIEFLLVSICESEMPGGILVFMTGWDDISSLKEKLQSHPLLGDPTRVMLLACHGSMASSEQRLIFTEPDKGVRKVVLATNIAETSITINDVVFVLDCGKAKETSYDALNNTPCLLPSWISKVSAQQRRGRAGRVQPGECYHLYPRSVFDSFFEYQLPEILRTPLQSLCLQIKSLKLGSISEFLSRALQSPELLAVQNAIEYLKIIGAFDESENLTVLGRYLTMLPMEPKLGKMLIIGSIFNCLDPILSIVAGFSVRDPFLTPLEKKDAAEAAKSQFSRDHSDHLAIIRAYEGWKEAERNFGGYDFCWKNFLSVQSMKAIDSLRKEFFSLLRDTGLVDEHSNTYNAWSLDERLIRAVICCGLYPGVCSIVHNEKSFSLKTMEDGQVLLYSNSVNARESRIPYPWIVFNEKIKVNSIFLRDSTAISDSMLLLFGGSISKGDQEGHLKMLGGFLEFFMKPDVAETYQKLRMELEELIQMKLLNPTMDLHSHHELLSAIRLLISEDQCEGRFTFGRQILQQPSKKSTLAAAPNSVSRIESGPGGDNSKSQLQTLLTRAGYAAPIYKTKQLKNNHFQATVEFNGLQIMGQPCTNKKNAEKDAAAKALEWLMGGNQIGHDYINQMSMMLKRSKKDHN is encoded by the exons ATGGGACTTTTTAG CCATCTATATGCCAAAGTTGCTGTTTTTAGTAAGGTCCCGTTGCCGAACTACAGATTTGATTTGGATGATCGGCGTCCACAGAGGGAG GTTTCTTTGCCTCCTGGGTTGCTTAGAAGAGTTGATGAACATCTGGGAgaatttctctctcaaaagTCTCGGTTTAAATGTTTTCTAGATAACTCCGTCTCTAGATCAAGCAGCAGTGGTAGCATTGCTACAGATGAAGGACTTTTTGAGCAACCTGAGCTACAAGCATCTAGTAAGGCTGTGATGGAAAAAATTCTTTGGCGGAGAAGTTTGCATCTGCGTGATCAACAGCATGCTTGGCAG tCATCTCtagaaggaagagaaatgCTGGAATTCCGGAAAAAACTCCCTGCTTACAAGGAGAAGGATGCATTATTGACCACAATCTCACAGAATCAG gttattattatttcaggTGAAACTGGTTGTGGCAAGACTACGCAAGTTCCCCAATTCATTTTGGAATCAGAAATAGAATCACTCCGTGGTGCTGTTTGCAGCATCATATGTACACAGCCAAGACGAATATCTGCTATGTCCGTCTCTGAGAGAGTTGCTTCTGAAAGAGGCGAGAAGTTGGGTGAATCT GTTGGTTATAAAGTGCGGCTGGAGGGTATGAAAGGGAGGGATACTCATCTTCTCTTTTGCACCACCGGCATCTTGTTGAGAAGACTGCTGGTTGATAGAAATTTGAAAGGCGTAACTCATGTTATTGTTGATGAAATTCATGAGCGTGGAATGAATGAAG ATTTTCTGCTTATTGTCCTGAAAGATCTCCTTCCTCGTCGACCAGAATTGAGGTTGATTCTAATGAGCGCAACTTTAGATGCAGAACTTTTCTCATCCTACTTTGGTGGGGCTCAAATAATTTACATTCCG GGATTCACACACCCTGTCAAAACTCATTTTCTGGAGGATATTCTAGAAATGACGGGTTACAGATTAACTCCATACAATCAAATAGATGATTATGGTCCAGagaagacttggaaaatgAGCAAACAAGCACCAAGAAAGAGGAAAACCCAGATTGCCTCTACTGTTCAG GATGCACTTATGGCAGCTGATTTTAACGAGTACAGTCTTCAAACTCAGGAGTCTTTATCGTGTTGGAATCCAGACTGTCTTGGATTTAATCTCATAGAATTTCTTCTAGTCAGTATATGTGAGAGTGAAATGCCTGGAGGTATTCTTGTTTTTATGACTGGGTGGGATGACATCAGTTCTCTGAAGGAGAAACTTCAGTCTCACCCTTTATTAGGAGATCCAACTCGGGTCATGTTGTTGGCATGCCATGGCTCTATGGCCAGTTCAGAGCAG AGGTTAATATTTACTGAACCTGACAAAGGAGTGAGGAAGGTAGTGCTTGCAACAAATATTGCTGAGACAAGTATCACGATAAATGATGTTGTGTTTGTTCTGGATTGTGGAAAGGCAAAAGAAACATCGTATGATGCTTTAAACAACACTCCTTGTTTGCTTCCCTCTTGGATATCCAAGGTTTCTGCTCAACAA AGAAGAGGAAGGGCTGGTCGTGTTCAACCTGGAGAATGTTATCATCTATACCCTAGGTCTgtgtttgattcttttttcgAGTATCAGCTACCCGAAATTTTGAGAACACCTTTACAGTCCCTCTGCTTGCAAATAAAAAGCCTAAAGCTTGGAAGTATATCAGAGTTTCTATCTAGGGCTTTGCAATCGCCAGAGCTACTAGCG GTTCAGAATGCtattgaatatttaaagatCATTGGAGCATTTGATGAGAGTGAAAATCTTACTGTCTTAG GTCGTTATTTGACTATGCTCCCAATGGAACCAAAATTGGGAAAGATGTTGATAATAGGTTCTATCTTCAATTGTTTGGATCCAATTTTGTCCATTGTTGCTGGCTTCAGTGTGAGAGACCCTTTTCTAACACCACTTGAGAAGAAGGAT gcTGCAGAGGCTGCGAAGTCCCAATTTTCACGAGATCATAGTGATCACCTTGCCATTATCCGGGCTTATGAGGGATGGAAAGAAGCTGAGAGGAACTTTGGTGGTTACGACTTCTGTTGGAAGAACTTCCTTTCTGTACAATCGATGAAGGCTATTGATTCATTAAGGAAGGAGTTTTTCTCTTTGCTTAGAGATACTGGTTTAGTTGATGAGCACTCGAACACGTACAATGCTTGGAGTCTAGATGAACGACTCATACGTGCAGTTATTTGCTGTGGCCTCTATCCTGGAGTTTGCTCCATTGTG CATAATGAGAAGTCATTTTCTCTCAAAACTATGGAGGATGGCCAGGTACTTCTCTATTCG AACTCAGTCAATGCTCGAGAGTCGAGGATTCCATATCCATGGATAGTTTTCAACGAGAAGATAAAAGTGAACTCCATTTTCCTTCGAGATTCAACAGCTATCTCTGACTCAATGCTGCTTCTCTTTGGTGGAAGCATCTCAAAAGGTGATCAA GAGGGACACTTGAAAATGTTGGGCggttttttggaattttttatgAAACCTGATGTAGCAGAGACATATCAGAAATTAAGAATGGAACTTGAAGAGCTTATACAGATGAAG CTACTAAATCCTACGATGGACTTGCACTCCCACCATGAGCTCCTATCTGCTATACGCTTGCTTATTTCAGAAGACCAGTGTGAAGGTCGATTTACTTTTGGCCGGCAGATCCTTCAGCAACCCTCCAAGAAATCAACTCTGGCAGCGGCACCAAATTCTGTTTCAAGAATTGAAAGTGGACCTGGTGGTGACAATTCTAAGAGTCAGCTGCAGACTTTACTCACGAGGGCCGGATATGCTGCACCCATCTATAAGACAAAGCAATTGAAGAATAATCATTTCCAAGCAACCGTTGAATTTAATGGACTGCAAATTATGGGACAACCTTGTACCAACAAAAAGAATGCAGAAAAGGATGCAGCAGCTAAGGCTCTCGAGTGGTTAATGGGTGGAAATCAGATTGGGCACGACTATATCAACCAAATGTCTATGATGCTAAAAAGAAGCAAGAAGGATCATAACTAA